One Capricornis sumatraensis isolate serow.1 chromosome 8, serow.2, whole genome shotgun sequence genomic region harbors:
- the LOC138083065 gene encoding keratin, type I microfibrillar 48 kDa, component 8C-1, whose product MSYNFCLPNLSFRSSCSSRPCVPPSCCGTTLPGACNIPANVGSCNWFCEGSFNGNEKETMQFLNDRLASYLEKVRQLERENAELESRILERSQQQEPLVCPNYQSYFRTIEELQQKILCAKSENARLVVQIDNAKLAADDFRTKYETELGLRQLVESDINGLRRILDELTLCKSDLEAQVESLKEELICLKSNHEEEVNTLRSQLGDRLNVEVDAAPTVDLNRVLNETRAQYEALVETNRRDVEEWYIRQTEELNKQVVSSSEQLQSCQTEIIELRRTVNALEVELQAQHNLRDSLENTLTETEARYSCQLNQVQSLIGNVESQLAEIRSDLERQNQEYQVLLDVRARLECEINTYRGLLDSEDCKLPCNPCATTNACGKTITPCISGPCAPAAPCTPCVPRSRCGPCNSYVR is encoded by the exons ATGTCTTACAACTTCTGCCTGCCCAACCTGAGCTTCCGCTCCAGCTGCTCCTCCAGGCCCTGCGTGCCCCCCAGCTGCTGTGGCACCACCCTGCCCGGGGCCTGCAACATCCCCGCCAACGTGGGCAGCTGCAACTGGTTCTGCGAGGGCTCCTTCAATGGCAACGAGAAGGAGACCATGCAGTTCCTGAACGACCGGCTGGCCAGCTACCTGGAGAAGGTGCGGCAGCTGGAGCGGGAGAACGCGGAGCTGGAGAGCCGCATCCTGGAGCGCAGCCAGCAGCAGGAGCCCCTCGTGTGCCCCAACTACCAGTCCTACTTCCGGACCATCGAGGAGCTCCAGCAGAAG ATCCTGTGTGCCAAGTCAGAGAATGCCAGACTGGTGGTGCAGATCGATAATGCCAAGCTGGCCGCAGATGACTTTAGGACCAA GTATGAGACGGAGCTGGGCTTGCGGCAGCTGGTGGAGTCGGACATCAACGGCCTGCGTAGGATCCTGGATGAGCTGACCCTGTGCAAGTctgacctggaggcccaggtgGAGTCCCTGAAAGAGGAGCTGATCTGCCTCAAGAGCAACCATGAAGAG GAAGTCAACACCCTGCGGAGCCAGCTGGGAGATCGCCTCAATGTGGAGGTGGATGCCGCCCCCACTGTGGACCTCAACCGTGTGCTCAATGAGACCAGGGCTCAGTATGAGGCCTTGGTGGAGACGAACCGCAGAGACGTGGAGGAATGGTACATCAGGCAG ACTGAAGAGCTGAACAAGCAGGTGGTGTCCAGCTCAGAGCAGCTGCAGTCCTGCCAGACAGAGATCATTGAGCTGAGACGCACGGTCAATGCTCTGGAGGTGGAGCTTCAGGCGCAGCACAACCTG agagACTCCCTGGAGAACACCCTGACAGAGACGGAGGCTCGCTACAGCTGCCAGCTGAACCAGGTGCAGAGCCTGATCGGCAACGTGGAGTCACAGCTGGCGGAGATCAGGAGTGACCTGGAGCGGCAGAACCAGGAGTACCAGGTGCTCTTGGACGTGCGGGCCCGGCTGGAGTGTGAGATCAACACGTATCGGGGGCTGCTGGACAGCGAGGACTGCAA gctGCCCTGCAATCCCTGTGCCACGACCAATGCATGCGGCAAGACCATCACACCCTGCATCTCCGGTCCCTGTGCTCCTGCTGCCCCCTGCACGCCCTGTGTCCCCCGCTCCCGCTGCGGGCCTTGCAACTCCTACGTGCGCTAG
- the LOC138083780 gene encoding keratin, type I cuticular Ha7-like, translating into MTSISCCSLLSGPLSQAGAASLGLSATLAHANRVRVGTTPLGRPSLCLPHSCNAACPLPGTCDIPGNIGICGTFGEGFFNSHEKETMQFLNDRLASYLEKVRGLERDNAELESRIRELSKCPESTVCPDYQSHFRIIEELQQKILCVKSENNKLVVQIDNAKLAADDFRTKFQMEHSLRQLVEADVCGMRRALDDLTLAKADLEAQVESRKEELLCLKKNHEQEVHTLKHQLGDKLKIELDVEPTVNLGRVLEEMRGQYEAVVETNLRDVEQWFQTQSEGISLQAMSCSEELQCCQSEILELRRTVNTLEVELQAQHTLKDCLQNSLCESEARFGTELAQMQSLISNVEEQLSEIRADLERQNQEYQVLLDVKARLEGEIATYRNLLEKEDCKLPCNPCATPVSITCVGPSACTSCSPCLSGPSGSCSSSRC; encoded by the exons ATGACTTCCATCAGCTGCTGTTCTCTCCTCAGTGGGCCGCTCTCACAGGCCGGGGCCGCCTCCCTGGGCCTCTCGGCCACCCTGGCACACGCCAACCGAGTCCGAGTGGGCACAACCCCTCTGGGTCGACCCAGCCTCTGTCTGCCCCACAGCTGCAACGCTGCCTGCCCCCTGCCGGGCACCTGCGACATTCCCGGCAACATCGGAATCTGCGGGACCTTCGGCGAAGGCTTCTTCAACAGCCACGAGAAGGAGACCATGCAGTTCCTGAATGACCGGCTGGCCAGCTACCTGGAGAAGGTGCGCGGGCTGGAGCGGGACAACGCGGAGCTGGAGAGCCGCATCCGAGAGCTGAGCAAATGCCCCGAGTCCACCGTGTGTCCGGACTATCAGAGCCACTTCCGCATCATCGAGGAGCTGCAGCAGAAG ATCCTGTGCGTCAAATCTGAGAACAACAAGCTGGTCGTGCAAATAGACAATGCGAAACTAGCTGCAGATGACTTCAGGACCAA GTTCCAGATGGAGCACTCCCTCCGCCAGCTGGTGGAAGCTGATGTCTGCGGGATGCGCAGGGCGCTGGATGACCTCACACTTGCCAAGGctgacctggaggcccaggtgGAGTCCCGGAAGGAGGAGCTGCTCTGCCTCAAGAAGAACCACGAGCAG GAAGTCCACACTCTGAAGCATCAGCTGGGAGATAAGCTCAAGATTGAGCTGGACGTGGAGCCCACCGTGAACTTGGGCAGGGTGCTGGAGGAGATGCGGGGCCAGTACGAGGCCGTGGTGGAGACCAACCTCCGTGACGTGGAGCAGTGGTTCCAAACTCAG TCTGAAGGCATCAGCCTGCAGGCCATGTCCTGCTCAGAGGAGCTGCAGTGCTGCCAGTCAGAGATCCTGGAGCTTCGACGCACAGTGAACACCCTGGAGGTGGAGCTGCAGGCTCAGCACACGCTG AAGGACTGTCTGCAGAACTCACTGTGTGAATCTGAGGCCCGCTTCGGCACTGAGCTGGCCCAGATGCAGAGCCTCATCAGCAACGTAGAGGAGCAGCTGTCTGAGATCCGGGCTGATCTGGAGCGGCAGAACCAGGAGTACCAGGTGCTGCTGGACGTCAAGGCCCGGCTGGAGGGTGAGATTGCCACATACCGGAACCTTCTGGAAAAGGAGGACTGCAA GCTCCCCTGCAACCCGTGTGCAACCCCAGTCTCCATCACCTGTGTGGGCCCTTCAGCCTGTACCTCCTGCTCTCCCTGCCTTTCTGGGCCTTCTGGGTCCTGCTCATCATCTCGATGCTGA